DNA sequence from the Vicia villosa cultivar HV-30 ecotype Madison, WI linkage group LG3, Vvil1.0, whole genome shotgun sequence genome:
CCTGAATCCTTTGCCACCTTGAAGGAAACGATGAACAATTTGCTGCCTGATTCTGATAACAGAAGGGTGACAAAGATCGAGTTTCGGGAGGGCTGGATTGGTacaaatggaagggtgaaatacaacttaATCGAGTTGAATAATGATGAAGATGTAAAAGCCATGTGAAAATTATTTCGCCGTAGGTTAACTAAAGGTCCGATCGAATTGGATGCGCCGCAGATCCAAATATATGTTGGCGATATAATGAAGTGTCTGATTCGTCCAGAGTCTTCGGTAGTGTCTAGGTTTTCATGTGTTCGGAGTACTGTTTATGCTTGGTTGTTGTTTGTCATCTAatgtttgttaactatgtttgtttgttatttgtCATTTGATGCTCGTTATTTACTCGAAACATGTACTACCCAAAAAAGAATCATGATTTTTCCGCTTCTAATGGTGTATACATTTGAAACAGTAAAGAATCATGAATTTTGCACAGTATATCATCGTAGTGTAAATGTAATGGTATATATAGAACACGAAAAGAAAACATCTTATAAATCTTACAAATAGTgtcaaacatgataaaaataaaattacatcaacctaataaaaatacatacatcaaaAGTGTCTCAAACTTAGATCGATGAGAGTATGAGACTAGTAGTTCTaatccatattcaaacaaaataaggcCTCCAAAAAAGCCTAGCTCAACATTAAAACATAACTTCTTTTATGTTATCCAAGATAACTGAACTCTTCCGGAGCATAATCGACCAACACATTACCATGTGTTGTTTGATGAAATTAGATTCAGTGCAGATCAACTACAAAGTTTTACTAAAACTAATAAAACTTTGTAGTTGATCTGCATTTGATCTATTTTCATCAAACAACACATGGTAATGTGTTGGTCGACTATGCTCCGGGAGAGTTCAGTTATGTTGGATAACATAAAAGAAGTTATGTTTTACTGTTGATGTTGACTAGGCCTTTTTGGAgtcttattttgtttgaatatgaaACTTATGTTTTGCTGTTGATGTTGATGCATGCTATGCAATCCTCCTGGTAAGCTATAATGTCTACGTAATACAAATAAATTCGAATTagatacaattaaattaaaaatataataagaaaaatagaatttttaaaaaaaaaacggatatttcaaaatttccggtattttgaagaatttataaacttaccgaaaattttaaaattcccGGTACAAAATACCGTAAATTTCAAGATTTCCGGTAAAAAGTATcggaaaattcataaaaataccgAAAACTTACTAACAATCGCAAAATTTCCGATAAGCTCCTCAAATATTCGGTATCCCCCAAAATTTTGAGAaaacataaattttaaaaaaaatgatataaatGATTTTGGTTGGATATTTGggtcttttcattctttttaggGGGTGCCAGAGACAATATTGGGGTGGCAAGACAAATtctcttaattaaaattttatccgTCTTTTAACACTTTCTTTAAAAATCATGGGTTAAACGTTTGACCCTATGTGTGTAAGTAATTATGATAAGTAGAATATTTTCTTCCATTGTATAAGAAAGGGAGAGATAAAAAGCGAAATTGAAATTGTTCATAagtatttttttagggttttgtcACTTGTCAGTTTAATTATTGTTTTGGGCCGCTCCTAGGTCCAAAAATTCTAGAACACCAAATTTATaccaatttataaatattattgagGAATTTTTATTCCATTCCATGTCTAGAAGAAAAATCTTATGCAATTCCTAAAATGCCTCTTcaaaaccaaaaatatatttttggtacGTACCACTTCTACTTAAAATTGCTTGAAAACCAAAAGTATATTTGCAGTTTTGTACTGAAAAATATACTTTCGGTTTCTTTACCTACTACATCACAACATCATTTTAGTATATGTAATATTTTCACTAACATTTGTTACCAATATTTAGctttttaataacattttttgGGTAGATTGCAACATAAAATGAGAGGATTTGAAAACAAGTGTTCAAGTTACTAAAGGAAATGTCGAAGGAGGAACAATTCATATTCATGAAAAACTTATGTAGTTTACGAAGGAACATGAATGCAACAATTTAGGACAATGTAGGCAGAATAGCCAATTAAATTACTTATCACAATGGAAGGTTGAAGGTGACGGTAATGAAAATTTGAAGGAGCGGTTATAACAGGGGAAAATTGAAGTTGATGATAATGAAGTAAAAGAGGTGTAAAGGTTGTGAAAGATAGAAGGAAGGAGATGCAAtgccttccttttttttttttacattctggttaagtttatttttaagaagaaaataGTTATAAAACAGTCATGATACATTAGATTAATTTGACAGGCAAAATTAACTCAAAGTCGCCTTGACTTTGTAAGAGGGAAATAGTTATAAAACAACATGTGGCATGACTTAGCGTATGTTTGGTGGACCGTTGGATTTGCCGCAGATTTGATTTTAGAGAAGCTACTATGTGTAGCTTTTGCGTCAAAGGTCCCAAATAACTACCAAAATGCCACTGCAGATGTGATTTTGCTAAAAAAAACGCGTTACCAAACATATACTTAGTATATTAGATTAATGTGACGGACAGAATTAACTCAAAGTTACCCTGACTTTCCGGTTTCAAAGTCAAGGGACCCATTCTccattgggatccaaataagTGCACCGACAACCAAGATAAATGGATCAAAAAGTACAAAGGTCGTAAGACCACTTGCAATGGAGGTGAAAAAAATTTCAATAGTTGAAAGGTTGCAATGAGGTGTTAAAAATTATGTGGATTAATTGATGTTGAAAATATTCAATATGTTGAATGAGGAGGGAGTGGGGGCCActataatattttacaaaatctTATTGGATGGTGTGATTGTTTAGATTTTTATCTCACcttaattatttagaattaattattttatagtaaattaattatttatttatttttattttcaccaaaattcatcattttttctctataaatagagatttGGTTCATTATATTAGACACAGAAGAAATAAATCGAGatttttctctctaatttttctatttagcctCAAATAAACTCTTATTTGTAGTTCTAACCATCTTTTTAGTGaaatataaaacttaaaaaataaaattcaaataagtttttagattagaaaaaaattaaaataaattatttaacctttaattattttaatttaattttaatcaataattatcattaatatataatcacaaaaacaaaaacatagaagaaaataagaatataaaataaaaatgatgggATAgaatgttgaattttattaaacaaaactattgtagTGAGTAAGAGTTAAAagagtgttgaattattaggtagAAGAGAGATAAGGTGATGTGGagtataaaaagtaaaaaatgaagGTGTTGAATCCATGAACAATTATACataattttgataaaatttattaaaaaaaaaaaaagaaactgaaaATTTTAACAACAGTTCATTGATTCAACAccctcattttttaaaattttaacaatgGTTAATACAAAACTGAAAATTAATTTTGATACGAAAGTGAATCTAAAAATTTTAACAATAGTTCATGGATTCATCACCCTCATTTTGATACAACACTGAAAACTTTAACAATGATTAATACGAAACtgaaaattaattttgataaaattataaaaaaaaattgctttTAAACCTAaaatgtttatgatatataaaacaTTTATCCTACTAACTCATGTTTCGTAAGGACCATGCTATTAATAAGAGTTCCACATTATCAAAATATAACAGACCAAAAATATCCCTTTTGGCACATGGCTAACCAGCCTTCTTTAAATGGGAAGAGGAAAAATATTCCATCGGAACTATTGCATACTGTTGGGCACATTTTTACAAAATTCAAATATCAAAACTAAAACTAGCGTCCACCCATGAAACCAAATCTTCATCATTCAAATTCCACTTTATACATTCATTAATTAACAGCTAGTACAACTAATCCGAGAGCATATCTTAAATCGACCTTGTGTGTTGATGAGAGCCTCTCAAGAGCTGTACATTCTATCAGTCGAATCGAGTGGAATTACAATAAACCCGGGAGCGCAGAGCCAATGACTGTCATTTTCTGGGACTGGAAAACTCATTGATCGGATGTCAAAGCTGTTTTATCATCAACAGAATCATTATGCGCAGGAAGGGCAGTCTCACAGTTCAAGTCATTAACCTCGCTGACCTGGTCATCAAGTGTATATAAGAGATAAAACGATGCATTTACTACCACTAAGAGCAAAAATTAACTCATTGTAGTCAATAAAATCATACCTGCTCAGGTGGTGGGAGAGGGTGGGGTTCGTGGTTTCTCTTAGAATTAGAAAGGTCCCTCAAATTACTCTGCAGaatttcattttcaaaaatgtGACTGCTGTACTcccaaaaacacaattatacaaTACCCAATCTAGTGAATGACAGCATACCTGCTCGGGTGGTGGAAGAGCGTGCTGTTCGTGGTTTCTCCTAGAAGTAGATAGATCCCTCAAAGTACCCTGCAAAATTTCATTGTCAGAATGCACAACTACTGGCAGCACTACAATTAGAATCATTTTGCTGGATAAATTTGAATATAATGCTTGCAAGAATACAGATGCACCTCCCTTGATGTGCTTGGAAATGGGaggtaaaaaaatttaaataaccatttGCTACTCTTAAAGAAAATAGTTCACAAGTGCAATGAAATAAATATCAACAAAATGGACATCCCAAGATTTTGATCATCACAAACAGCAAGAgcaaatattaaacataaaaattTGCAATAAGGAGTTAGCAATGCTGATTGCGTAGAAATGAATGAACATGCAAGTATTCAATGTCTTCTCAAAATGAAACCAACTCTCAGCCAACAATTCACAAATTTGTTTTGCAATTCCAATAAAATGAAAAAACAGTTGACTATAAGTGGGGAGCCTCTGCTTATTGTGAGAGTTCTGTGACCCACGAGAGAGACATGGAGGAAAAAGTTTCTCTTTTCAATTTCAACTGCTCTAGATAGATGAACACGAACAAGAGATTTCCCGCCCAAAACAAAAGATATGGATGATAAATACTTACTCTATTTGCCCAAAAAAGCCCACAAGCATTGCAAAGTGTCCTTGGGCCAGATGGCCCCCTTCGCATCATAGGGGTGGATCTTGAACTGATTCCACAGTGTGTGCATCTGTACAACCAATCAAGTCAAGGAAATGGTAAAACATCCAAGAACACATCTAAAACAGCACCACCAGAAACCCATATGAAGTGCAAAACTTACGCAGTTTCTGATTGAACCACATCTTGGCCGGACTCTGGATCAGATCCCCAGTTATTAGATCCATCTTGTTTCTTAGCTGATGTAAATTGGCCCTTACTACGTTGCATCCtgcattaaaaaatagaaaagaaatagGTATGGTGCAAATAAAGCTGAATACAAATTATGAACAAATCCCAAGGCACCAAGACATTTGTCAATACATCCAAACTAACACATCCCAATAAAGAGAAACACTGCAACAGTCTTTTGGAGATACCATTAATGATTGGTATATTTTTTATGAAGCCAATTTAAAAGAGTGATCAATATATGAGACAAGTGTGTTGAGTTTTCACATAATAGACCAAAGATAAAGGGAATGTTGAATGAAGATGCCATAGAACCAAATATCAAAGTTTGAAATATAACCTTTCCCTAAAGCATGCAAGCAatataattaggggtggcaaacgacATGCCCACCCCGTCTAGGCCAGCCGCGTAAAAGCCAGCAAAAAACGGGATGGGGCGGACATAATAGAGGGTGCAGCCCTAAAACTTTGGCTTGCTCCGCAAAAATATGAGGGCGGGGCAGGCCCGCCTAAAGGCTAAAAGTTGCAAAAATTCATGCCCGTTAATGCCCGCGTCCACAAAAAACGGGGCGGGAGCATAGTAGAGGGTATGGGCCTAAAACCTTGGCTCGACCAGTGAAAAAATGCAGGCAAACGGGCCTGCCTGGTGGGTcaggcccgttttgccaccccctAAATATAATCGTTCAATATATCAAGCATCCCGCGTACTGATGGAGTACGCTCTTATAGTATGCATTATACTTGAAGTCACTTGGTTTTCAATTTAAATTTTGCAGATGTCAGGAGGAACCAAAAACATGAAGCACTAATGTTTGTTTTGTCTTTGAACTTATTATGGTCAATATTTATCTCCTATATCagaaacatataaataaaaacatgaaGTGGTTAAGGACAGATATAAAACAGAGCTTGGAGTGTATAGCCCCAAAAATGCTACATGTGAAATAGAAAACGGTGCAGAATGGCTGCTACACAAAATATAGCAGCAGCAATGAAACTACTGCAGAAACTTGTAGCACACCTAATTAATAAATCTAACGGCTTTAAACCCAGTAAACTTCAAAATAAATCAACAGTAAAAGACGTTTCagtaaacaaaaatgaaaatgcTTTTATCAATTATCCTGACGAAAAAGTTGCACTATATTGAAAGTCTAAAAAGtactataatatttaaataaaaggaAAATGCTTATTATTACCCATAAAGAAGAGTAATTTCAATTGCCAAAAACAAAAAAGACAGGAATATAAAAATGGGGTTTTCCTCTTTGATCGGCAGTTTACaaggaagaaagaaaagaagaaaaaaaactagaAAAGTTGAGAGGGCAGTGTATGGTGAAAACAAACAGAATGGTGCAAATCAGAGGAAGGAGTGTCATGCACTTCAACAGTGTTGTCGATAGCGGAGAGCCAAAATGCCGCCACACCGGCCACTCTGTGGCGCCGTTATAGCGGAAAAATCCGCAATATCAACTGATATTTATGATTGCGGCAAACCCAAAAACCATCATGTATATCTGCCATAGCGCCGCAATGGCCACTATTTGATAACACTGCACTTCAGTCACCCAGAGCTGTTTGAAGGAATGGATTCATCCATAACAGTGAAATGCTCCAACACCAGCAATTGGGAGCAAAGAGGTTCACTGAGCAGTGAGGCATCAGTGTTTAATGTTTTTACATGTataaatatatgtttatttaatttaCCTTGCCGCCTCTACACCTTATATTTAACAGCTTGTCATATCAGATTCACATACATGTGTGCACAAGAAAAATACCAGATTTACAAGCATGTACACAAGAAAAATAGCTAGAAACCAAAATCTTTTCTATCTTCAGATTTTGAAAAGTAACTTCATGCAAATCAGCCATAGAAAGAAATGTGAGGGAAGTGCTTTCAGAATATAGCCACTGAGAGTACATCTATTTCGGCGTAGAAAAAAAACCTTGCTTCAAGGAGTGAATTACAAGAGCCCGAAACATACAAATAAATGAGACAAAATAATGAGTGTGCATTCATTACACTAAGACTCAACAATATTCTTTGGAAATTATCCATTTCCATTAATATGTCAGCATAGCATAACAAAATTATTCATCAAATTAGGATTGAATCCTTCTATAATCTTGGGACATTTGGTACATTTTGTGGGTGCAAATGTGATACTATTCCAGGGACGGAAGGAGTAAAGTTTTGATTTAATCCATAGCTATCAAAGACAGAATTGTCCCTTTAATCATGTCATACGCTAGAGTAAAATCTAATAACACAACAAGTTTTAACTAGAAACCAAGTAGGCTTACAATCAGATTCAGACCTTAGTGCAACTTCTTGACGCACTTCATATCTAACTTTCTTATCAAAGTTTCGCTCTTTCCTTTTCTGACGAAACCTAATCAAAGACGCTGCTCGCTGTGGTTGACTACACCTTGTTGGAAATTCAGTACCAGTCTACACCAATAcccaaataatttaaaacaaaaaaaaaaaacatctgtCAGTAACTTTAGCTTAGGATTGAAATTCTACAGCAATAATATCTAATCTAATATGAagcaataatatttatatttaatatctaTACTCTCTGATTTAGGGGCGATGTGTCCAAACATTGGGAACCGGAAGATAGTTCACATCCTCCTAACAGTAA
Encoded proteins:
- the LOC131660940 gene encoding GATA transcription factor 25-like, with product MYNSINMSDQIKNNEDTENHIHYDSHTLEDGSGDGEGQIQDVSLEDVYASGDGNHADMSIQRFDDSSQLTLSFRGQVYVFDSVTPEKVQSVLLLLGGCELSSGSQCLDTSPLNQRTGTEFPTRCSQPQRAASLIRFRQKRKERNFDKKVRYEVRQEVALRMQRSKGQFTSAKKQDGSNNWGSDPESGQDVVQSETACTHCGISSRSTPMMRRGPSGPRTLCNACGLFWANRGTLRDLSTSRRNHEQHALPPPEQSNLRDLSNSKRNHEPHPLPPPEQVSEVNDLNCETALPAHNDSVDDKTALTSDQ